The following proteins are co-located in the Rattus norvegicus strain BN/NHsdMcwi chromosome X, GRCr8, whole genome shotgun sequence genome:
- the Ct55l2 gene encoding cancer/testis antigen 55-like, protein MLRILRRILTFFQRKTKPDGKLQLKDNATFKSARGIVTYLCTDYGWINETIFFSVDVVCGNAPLNVGMNVIALVEKDETNHALKNIKVKTMSDPIYGIEPSEADRRLCIKCITAATQDSIYVSKETFFPIQLLSGGLCY, encoded by the exons ATGCTGAGAATTTTGCGAAGGATTTTAACCTTCTTTCAGAGGAAGACAAAGCCTGATGGAAAGCTACAGCTCAAAG ATAATGCCACATTTAAGTCTGCCAGAGGAATTGTGACCTATCTCTGCACAGATTATGGCTGGATTAATGAAACCATCTTCTTCAGTGTTGATGTGGTGTGTGGCAATGCTCCACTGAATGTTGGAATGAACGTCATTGCTCTTGTGGAAAAAGATGAAACAAACCATGCCTTGAAAAACATCAAG GTGAAAACTATGTCTGATCCCATTTATGGTATCGAGCCTTCAGAAGCTGACAGACGACTTTGCATTAAGTGCATTACTGCTGCAACACAGGACAGTATTTATGTCAGCAAGGAAACTTTCTTCCCCATACAACTTCTTTCTGGAG GTCTGTGTTACTAG